A DNA window from Thiothrix subterranea contains the following coding sequences:
- the pglZ gene encoding BREX-1 system phosphatase PglZ type A encodes MNLDQLTQGILAKFANHRIVFWHDPEQSFQPDLPNLVLDGITVLDMQGRSLFETKKRIELDEPQQRFLLYFPHVEPEPEKDWLLDMRLYSEQFFADASSMLLHELGIPKMALRTHLRERQSFFNKKNTAALKRLVTENEDELSLDRKMMAVLLKADSAELADILLSLLKDYALALEAGSDTDKLPSMTLLHKQGLQDSLWTLLQNEFSYQTEAPSLPDFTRKLFCTELWSQMDSLDRDWLLQNVLKTAAGRSTALALLVNWRDSLSYAGYYQTIASVLERQLEINRRMEDGTPDDLASCKTFEALEQIIIRGLVSALLEADKALDHAYFESVLSDRRTGYWCRVRDGYYAHIYAALQQAERLFSLRHTHLDGFHYAAARDMFIAYTQELFGFDQAYRQFKYALRQVANQGGDILRRLDEAVENLYTNWYLCEVGLAWDRHLASEERMTHWSLPSVPSQQQFYERQIKSLLAGKQVKRVFVIISDALRYEVAEELASLINAEKRFKADIASQLGVLPSYTQLGMAALLPHQQLTYANGQDVVQVDGQSSAGLDNRHRILAAVNGMAVSSKDVIGWSKQEGRDQVRDKAVVYIYHNTIDDICDKQGGEDRTPEVCRDAITELNHLVGRIVNNLNGSRVIITADHGFLFQQQALEQTGKTELAVKPADTLKTKKRYILGRQLPRHDECWKGRIADTANGGDDTEFLLPKGAQRFHFVGGARFVHGGAMLQEVCVPVVHIRELEKESIAQHEKQPVGVVAASQPIRLVNNIDKVRFIQTDPLGERFKARKLEVYVLDAAGNGVSSREPLNFDSTSSVMEERIREARLKLVGSGFDRRSVYTLVLEDMDTRTRYSQYAVTIDLAFGQDDFF; translated from the coding sequence ATGAACCTCGACCAACTCACTCAAGGCATTCTTGCCAAATTTGCGAACCACCGGATTGTGTTTTGGCACGACCCGGAACAAAGTTTCCAGCCCGACCTGCCCAACTTGGTGCTGGATGGCATCACCGTGCTGGATATGCAGGGGCGTTCCCTGTTCGAGACCAAAAAGCGTATCGAGCTGGACGAGCCGCAACAGCGTTTCCTGCTGTATTTCCCGCATGTCGAACCCGAACCGGAAAAAGACTGGTTGCTGGATATGCGCCTTTACAGCGAGCAATTCTTTGCGGATGCCAGTTCCATGCTGCTGCATGAGTTGGGCATTCCCAAAATGGCGTTGCGCACCCATCTCCGTGAGCGCCAGAGTTTCTTCAACAAGAAAAATACCGCTGCCCTCAAACGGCTGGTGACGGAAAACGAGGACGAGTTGTCACTCGACCGCAAGATGATGGCGGTGTTGCTCAAAGCCGATTCGGCGGAGCTGGCGGATATTCTCCTCAGCTTGTTGAAAGACTATGCGCTGGCACTGGAAGCCGGTAGTGATACCGACAAGCTGCCCAGTATGACTTTGTTGCACAAACAGGGGTTACAGGATTCCCTGTGGACACTGTTACAGAACGAGTTCAGCTATCAGACCGAAGCACCATCTTTACCTGATTTCACCCGCAAATTGTTCTGCACCGAGTTGTGGTCACAGATGGATAGTCTGGATCGTGACTGGCTGCTGCAAAATGTCCTCAAGACTGCGGCTGGGCGTTCCACCGCACTGGCCTTGCTGGTGAACTGGCGTGACAGCCTAAGCTACGCCGGGTATTACCAGACCATCGCCAGCGTGCTGGAGCGGCAACTGGAAATCAACCGCCGGATGGAGGATGGCACGCCTGACGATCTGGCATCCTGCAAAACCTTTGAGGCACTTGAGCAAATCATTATCCGGGGTCTGGTATCCGCGCTGCTGGAAGCGGACAAGGCGCTAGATCATGCCTATTTCGAGTCTGTGCTGTCAGATCGGCGTACCGGCTACTGGTGTCGGGTCAGGGATGGTTATTACGCGCATATCTATGCAGCCCTGCAACAGGCCGAACGGCTATTCAGTCTGCGCCACACCCATCTGGATGGTTTCCACTACGCTGCTGCCCGCGATATGTTCATTGCTTATACGCAGGAATTGTTTGGCTTTGATCAGGCATACCGTCAGTTTAAATACGCACTCAGACAAGTCGCCAACCAAGGTGGCGACATCCTGCGCCGTCTGGATGAGGCCGTCGAAAACCTTTACACCAACTGGTATCTGTGCGAAGTGGGTCTGGCATGGGATAGGCATCTAGCCAGCGAGGAACGCATGACCCACTGGTCATTGCCCAGCGTTCCCTCCCAGCAGCAATTCTATGAGCGGCAGATCAAAAGCCTGCTGGCGGGAAAGCAGGTCAAGCGGGTATTTGTCATTATTTCCGATGCGTTGCGCTATGAAGTTGCGGAAGAACTTGCCAGCCTGATCAATGCTGAAAAACGTTTCAAGGCTGACATCGCCAGCCAGTTAGGTGTATTACCGAGTTACACCCAGTTGGGCATGGCGGCACTGTTGCCCCACCAACAACTGACCTATGCCAATGGGCAAGACGTGGTACAGGTCGATGGTCAGTCATCCGCCGGACTGGACAACCGCCACCGGATTCTGGCGGCAGTTAATGGCATGGCAGTCAGCAGCAAGGATGTGATTGGTTGGAGCAAGCAGGAAGGCCGTGATCAGGTGCGTGACAAAGCGGTGGTCTACATCTACCACAACACCATTGACGACATCTGCGACAAACAGGGGGGTGAAGACCGTACCCCGGAGGTGTGCCGCGACGCGATTACCGAACTCAACCATTTGGTAGGCCGTATCGTTAACAACCTCAATGGCAGCCGTGTCATCATCACGGCTGACCACGGATTCCTGTTCCAGCAGCAAGCACTGGAACAAACCGGCAAGACGGAATTGGCAGTCAAACCCGCCGACACCCTCAAAACCAAGAAACGCTACATCCTCGGCAGGCAATTGCCCCGCCATGACGAATGCTGGAAAGGCCGCATTGCCGACACTGCCAACGGTGGCGATGACACCGAATTCCTGTTGCCCAAAGGGGCGCAACGCTTCCACTTTGTCGGCGGAGCGCGGTTTGTGCATGGCGGGGCGATGCTTCAGGAAGTTTGTGTGCCCGTAGTGCATATCCGCGAACTGGAAAAGGAATCCATTGCCCAGCACGAAAAACAGCCGGTGGGCGTGGTGGCAGCGAGCCAACCCATTCGACTGGTGAACAATATCGACAAGGTGCGTTTCATCCAGACCGACCCCTTGGGCGAGCGTTTCAAAGCCCGCAAGCTGGAAGTGTATGTGCTGGATGCGGCGGGGAATGGGGTTTCCAGCCGCGAGCCGCTCAACTTTGACAGCACCTCCAGCGTCATGGAGGAACGTATCCGCGAAGCCCGCCTCAAGTTGGTCGGCTCCGGGTTTGACCGGCGCAGCGTGTATACCTTGGTGCTGGAAGACATGGACACCCGCACCCGCTACAGTCAGTATGCAGTGACCATTGACCTGGCGTTTGGTCAGGATGACTTTTTCTAA
- a CDS encoding DUF4276 family protein, whose protein sequence is MVKLGFIVEGYSEKIVVESKTFKKWLVNNGISIAHPVINAEGGGNLLPKHLKEAIQRLTHQEVDHIVILTDLECEPDEDAVRQRIGNQYTNLIFIAVKALEAWYLADTEAMRKWLKVDSFYENKPQETPAMPWDRLGDIAKELNKRGTGPSKPKFAKIMVDHCGFDVVRAAQHPHCPSAKAFHDGLLALAESV, encoded by the coding sequence GTGGTAAAGCTGGGGTTTATTGTTGAAGGTTATAGCGAAAAGATAGTAGTGGAGTCGAAAACCTTTAAAAAGTGGTTGGTCAACAATGGTATTAGCATTGCACATCCCGTCATTAATGCCGAAGGTGGTGGTAATCTTCTTCCTAAACATCTTAAAGAGGCAATCCAAAGATTAACTCATCAAGAAGTTGACCATATTGTTATTTTAACCGACTTGGAATGTGAACCTGACGAAGATGCTGTTAGACAACGTATTGGAAATCAATATACTAATTTAATTTTTATTGCTGTAAAGGCACTAGAAGCATGGTATCTGGCAGATACCGAAGCTATGCGAAAATGGTTGAAAGTTGATTCGTTTTACGAAAACAAACCACAGGAAACACCTGCCATGCCTTGGGACAGACTAGGTGATATAGCAAAAGAACTCAATAAACGAGGGACAGGACCAAGCAAACCGAAATTTGCAAAAATAATGGTAGATCACTGCGGGTTTGATGTGGTGCGAGCGGCACAGCACCCGCATTGCCCCAGTGCCAAAGCATTCCACGACGGCTTACTGGCTTTGGCGGAATCTGTATGA
- a CDS encoding AAA family ATPase, with translation MSNRKNLFRGLMEDITYGDTWEQAKRLRNLHDHGHSDAAICEEEKISEENLLRSLRAFSLAVQYQDSEYGDQFTEEHFVIFYELLKSSVFKPIREWLGWHEEKRQATNKDNAEIFFSLLSRTPNLTKAGEYLQPAITQWDNLIGLSAIIRNKAALGLLRTTHDLHNAYAITPEGQADKKIKKAEIIQKGNTLFLQRKTDSNVKKQEVPSTTINLIRLQGYKSIANTTLEGTSSFSVFAGSNGSGKSNLVDGLAFFGTVVAQGAKQAIRQFGGFNQIHCFKFKKEKARTVSLELEIQLDDSIFHYTIKIYQLDTEPQVEEMLTIDGDLWLKRDRGKGHDIGIWNTGKGGLRTVPDYPDNMSALMLLSYTPIYTFMTNIRVFRFDPLGAKEPDTLSADSTELDTHGRNVATMLSVLEKKTEFREQILEWIELLVPGMEKVKTEQQKLDGSTVIKFKEEGMKTFLPAKLISDGTIYALCILTAVLSRAKGQGMTIIEEPERGIHPQAIAELVSLMRANASPEHPVWVTTHSESVVRSATADELWLINKVDGKTELKNAGKNSVPLGNMNLDKAWLMNFFDGGLPW, from the coding sequence ATGAGTAATCGTAAAAATTTGTTTCGAGGATTAATGGAAGACATCACGTATGGTGATACTTGGGAACAAGCCAAACGCCTGCGCAATCTCCATGACCATGGACATAGCGATGCGGCGATCTGCGAGGAAGAAAAAATTTCCGAAGAAAACTTGCTACGTAGTCTTCGAGCATTTTCATTAGCAGTGCAATATCAAGACTCAGAGTATGGTGATCAGTTCACCGAAGAGCATTTTGTTATTTTTTATGAGCTATTGAAATCAAGTGTATTCAAACCAATCCGTGAATGGCTGGGGTGGCATGAGGAAAAACGCCAAGCAACGAATAAGGATAACGCTGAGATATTTTTCTCGTTATTGTCTCGCACCCCTAATTTAACCAAGGCGGGAGAATACCTTCAGCCTGCCATCACTCAATGGGATAATCTTATTGGGTTGTCAGCAATTATTAGAAACAAAGCAGCATTGGGCTTGCTGAGGACAACCCATGATTTGCATAATGCTTATGCCATTACTCCTGAGGGACAGGCTGATAAAAAAATCAAAAAAGCAGAAATAATCCAAAAGGGTAATACGCTTTTCCTTCAGAGAAAGACTGATTCCAACGTTAAAAAACAAGAAGTGCCATCAACTACAATTAATCTAATCCGTTTGCAAGGCTACAAAAGCATTGCTAATACTACACTCGAAGGCACGAGTTCTTTTTCTGTCTTTGCAGGATCAAATGGCTCAGGAAAGAGTAACTTGGTGGATGGTTTAGCATTTTTCGGCACGGTCGTTGCGCAAGGTGCGAAACAGGCTATTCGGCAATTCGGTGGCTTTAACCAGATTCATTGTTTCAAATTCAAGAAAGAAAAGGCACGGACAGTTTCACTAGAATTGGAAATACAATTGGATGATAGCATATTTCATTACACCATAAAAATTTATCAACTCGACACAGAGCCACAAGTGGAAGAGATGCTTACTATTGATGGCGATTTATGGTTGAAGCGTGATCGAGGTAAGGGGCATGATATTGGTATCTGGAATACTGGAAAAGGAGGTTTGCGAACAGTACCAGACTATCCTGACAATATGTCTGCTCTCATGTTGCTCTCGTATACCCCAATTTATACGTTCATGACTAATATTCGGGTATTCCGTTTTGATCCATTGGGTGCAAAAGAGCCAGATACACTATCAGCAGATAGTACAGAATTGGACACCCACGGGCGCAATGTCGCTACCATGCTTTCAGTGCTGGAAAAGAAAACTGAATTCCGTGAGCAGATTCTGGAATGGATAGAGCTTTTAGTTCCCGGCATGGAAAAGGTTAAAACAGAGCAACAGAAACTGGATGGCAGCACAGTCATCAAATTCAAAGAAGAAGGGATGAAAACCTTCCTTCCTGCCAAACTGATTTCAGATGGAACAATTTACGCACTGTGTATTCTGACCGCTGTTCTAAGCCGTGCCAAAGGTCAAGGCATGACCATCATCGAAGAACCGGAGCGCGGTATCCACCCACAGGCGATTGCCGAATTGGTGTCATTAATGCGGGCAAATGCCTCACCGGAACATCCTGTGTGGGTCACAACCCATAGCGAATCGGTGGTCAGAAGTGCCACTGCTGACGAACTGTGGCTAATCAACAAGGTGGATGGCAAAACCGAACTCAAGAACGCTGGGAAAAACAGTGTGCCACTGGGAAATATGAACCTGGATAAAGCATGGCTGATGAACTTCTTTGATGGAGGTTTGCCGTGGTAA
- a CDS encoding AAA family ATPase has product MFKQLELEQFTVFEQARFDWASGINVLVGANGTGKTHLLKLLYCLQMCGHDDLLLGSKLENVFRPNDKRLTDLVRETPTTKATDIKVVWDDQALSVGLYGYGRIVPNVVREVTWQVEQSPVYMPAKEVLSFAPGFISLYDKYNLAFDEVYYDVIKQAYLPSQRNSDATQQAVLALLEQVMGGKVSIQGDTFQIGSRTMHLVAEGHRKLALIWQLIRNGSISANNTLFWDEPESNLNPALMQDVVKVLLMLAANGTQVFIATHNYAFLRELDFQKGDVPTRFFALENTLDHGVIPHAAESYRDIKPNKIAEEYLRLYDLEIKRSLGDV; this is encoded by the coding sequence ATGTTTAAGCAGCTTGAACTGGAACAATTCACCGTTTTCGAGCAAGCCCGTTTTGACTGGGCATCAGGCATCAACGTACTCGTCGGCGCGAACGGCACGGGCAAGACGCATTTGCTCAAACTGCTGTATTGCCTGCAAATGTGTGGGCATGATGATCTGTTACTCGGCAGCAAGTTGGAGAATGTGTTTCGTCCAAATGATAAAAGGCTTACTGACTTGGTGCGTGAAACGCCAACTACCAAAGCCACTGACATCAAGGTTGTATGGGATGATCAAGCTCTCAGTGTCGGGTTGTACGGCTACGGTCGTATTGTTCCTAATGTTGTCCGGGAAGTGACATGGCAAGTTGAACAATCCCCCGTCTACATGCCTGCCAAGGAAGTGCTGTCGTTTGCCCCCGGTTTTATCTCCCTGTATGACAAATACAACCTCGCCTTTGATGAGGTCTATTACGATGTCATCAAGCAAGCGTATTTGCCCTCCCAACGTAACAGCGATGCAACACAACAAGCGGTGTTGGCATTGCTGGAGCAAGTGATGGGTGGGAAAGTTTCCATACAAGGTGACACTTTCCAGATTGGCAGCCGCACCATGCACTTGGTCGCCGAAGGCCACCGCAAACTGGCACTGATCTGGCAGCTTATCCGTAACGGCTCTATTTCCGCCAACAACACGCTGTTCTGGGATGAACCAGAATCCAACCTCAACCCAGCGCTGATGCAGGATGTGGTCAAGGTATTGCTGATGCTTGCCGCTAACGGCACACAGGTTTTCATCGCCACCCATAACTACGCTTTCCTGCGTGAACTCGACTTCCAGAAAGGCGACGTGCCTACCCGTTTCTTTGCCTTGGAAAACACGCTTGATCACGGTGTCATTCCCCATGCAGCAGAAAGCTACCGCGACATCAAACCCAATAAAATTGCCGAGGAATACCTGCGCCTGTATGACCTTGAAATCAAACGTTCACTGGGGGATGTTTGA
- the pglX gene encoding BREX-1 system adenine-specific DNA-methyltransferase PglX, translating into MNTAKIKAYAPAARRDFIAAVTQRLNLLGIRADKQGKLQVEPAAVTGSVLQIGGQTFDAKLARARERLVERAQSVGMTALVEQMAYTWFNRLCAIRFMELQGYLEHGFRVLSHPEQAKGFQVLDHVPEVAEALGLDAEHLVGLKLAGNQDEALFRAILLGQCHALHQAMPFLFEALEDDTELLLPDNLTRTDSLLRPLVDSIPASDWQQVEVIGWLYQFYIAERKDQVIGSVVKSEDIPAATQLFTPNWIVQYLVQNSIGRQWLQTYPQSGLQAQMPYYIAPAEQSAAVAAQLAALTPASLDPEALKVLDPACGSGHILVEAYKVLKAIYQERGYRDREIPQLILEKNLFGLDIDERAAQLAGFALLMLVRADDRRIFTRNVKLNVVAMQASPAGLPALWRALNLRGDWQKGTSADLFGGGQMALGDAANDPVYQLLLTLVGLFRDAKTFGSLIDVPAKLLAELQALRETLEVLAERGDTLQQPAARVLLPLVRQAIILAQRYDAVVANPPYMGSKGMNADLKTFAGKHFPNSKSDLFAMFMERAFGLLTANGYNAQVNMQSWMFLSSYEKLRESLLDTRTIMTMAHLGARAFGQISGEVVQTTAWVLAKAHFTDYQPVFFRLIDGNEEEKQRALLARENRHSHTQQPDFKKIPGSPIAYWTNSSITNIFKKNRSIGDIATARQGMATGDNERFVRIWWEVKFSKLGLRIKNNNEAWQCLLKWFPFNKGGSYRKWYGNQEHVINFSIENYKILKNMGNHCPSEEFYFKPAVSWSKVTSGHFSVRYYPTGFIFADAGMSIFSDSHSHLHGILKELNSNFSKQFYEAISPTLNYEVGIIRQIPYVETSFALSKKFIEISKIDWDSFEGSWDFVGSPLLAAKRESVKLAFAAWQAENAAAVAEMQRLEEENNRLFIDAYGLQDELTPAVPLEQITLTVNPRYRYGGNATPAELEQRFQSDTCAELISYAIGCMMGRYRLDKPGLIYAHAGNVDFQTIYGEHAAFPPDDDGIIPLTDQEWFADDTTNRFREFVRVVWGEAGVQENLDFVAQSLTQYALKPKRDESSLDTIRRYLSTQFYKDHLRTYKKRPIYWLFSSGKHKAFECLVYLHRYHAGTLARMRTEYVTPLLGKYSHYAAQLEQQEAAADSTAEKSRLKKELAQLDKQRAELRAFDDQLKHYADRRITLDLDDGVKVNYGKFGELLAEVKAVTGGKE; encoded by the coding sequence ATGAACACCGCCAAAATCAAAGCCTACGCACCCGCTGCCCGCCGCGACTTCATCGCTGCCGTTACTCAGCGTCTTAACCTGTTGGGTATCCGTGCGGATAAGCAAGGCAAGTTGCAGGTGGAGCCTGCTGCGGTCACGGGGTCGGTGCTGCAAATCGGGGGGCAAACCTTCGATGCCAAACTCGCCCGTGCGCGGGAGCGGTTGGTGGAACGCGCCCAAAGTGTCGGTATGACTGCGCTGGTGGAACAGATGGCGTATACGTGGTTTAACCGTTTGTGTGCGATCCGCTTCATGGAGTTGCAGGGCTATCTGGAGCATGGTTTCCGGGTGTTGTCGCATCCTGAACAGGCCAAGGGTTTTCAGGTGCTGGATCATGTGCCGGAAGTGGCGGAGGCGTTGGGGCTGGATGCGGAACATCTGGTCGGGCTGAAACTGGCGGGGAATCAGGATGAAGCTTTGTTCCGGGCAATCTTGTTGGGGCAATGCCATGCGCTGCATCAGGCGATGCCGTTTTTGTTCGAGGCGTTGGAGGATGATACCGAGCTGCTGTTGCCGGATAACCTGACGCGCACCGATTCGCTGTTGCGCCCGTTGGTGGATAGTATCCCGGCAAGCGATTGGCAGCAGGTGGAGGTGATCGGCTGGTTGTACCAGTTTTACATTGCCGAGCGTAAGGATCAGGTGATTGGCTCTGTGGTGAAAAGTGAGGACATCCCCGCCGCGACGCAGTTGTTTACCCCGAACTGGATTGTGCAGTATCTGGTGCAAAACTCCATCGGGCGGCAGTGGTTGCAGACCTATCCGCAGTCCGGTTTGCAGGCGCAGATGCCGTATTACATCGCGCCTGCGGAACAGTCGGCAGCAGTGGCGGCGCAGTTGGCGGCGTTGACTCCGGCAAGCCTTGACCCGGAAGCCTTGAAGGTGCTCGATCCGGCGTGTGGGTCGGGGCATATTCTGGTGGAAGCGTACAAGGTCTTGAAGGCGATTTATCAGGAGCGCGGCTATCGGGATCGGGAGATTCCGCAGTTGATTCTGGAAAAGAATTTGTTCGGGCTGGATATTGATGAGCGGGCGGCGCAGTTGGCGGGGTTTGCGTTGTTGATGTTGGTGCGGGCGGATGATCGACGGATTTTTACGCGCAATGTGAAGCTGAATGTGGTGGCGATGCAGGCATCCCCCGCCGGGTTGCCCGCCTTGTGGCGGGCGTTGAATTTGCGGGGCGATTGGCAGAAAGGCACATCCGCTGACCTGTTTGGGGGTGGGCAGATGGCGTTGGGTGATGCGGCTAACGATCCGGTGTACCAATTGCTGTTGACGCTGGTGGGCTTGTTCCGCGATGCCAAAACCTTTGGTTCGTTGATTGATGTGCCTGCCAAGCTGTTGGCGGAACTGCAAGCCTTGCGGGAGACGTTGGAGGTGTTGGCGGAACGCGGCGATACCCTACAGCAACCGGCAGCGCGGGTGCTGTTGCCGCTGGTGCGGCAAGCTATCATCCTTGCGCAACGCTACGATGCCGTCGTCGCCAACCCGCCCTACATGGGCAGCAAGGGCATGAATGCCGACCTCAAAACCTTTGCGGGCAAACACTTCCCCAACAGCAAATCCGACCTGTTCGCCATGTTCATGGAACGCGCTTTCGGGCTGCTGACTGCCAACGGCTATAACGCCCAAGTGAACATGCAATCGTGGATGTTCCTCTCCAGCTACGAAAAACTCCGCGAATCCCTGTTGGATACCCGCACCATCATGACAATGGCGCATTTAGGAGCGCGGGCATTCGGGCAAATCTCCGGTGAAGTCGTGCAAACCACCGCGTGGGTATTGGCAAAAGCGCATTTTACCGATTATCAACCTGTCTTTTTCCGCCTCATCGACGGCAATGAAGAAGAAAAACAACGCGCCTTACTCGCCCGCGAAAACCGCCACAGCCACACCCAACAACCCGACTTCAAAAAAATCCCCGGCAGCCCAATTGCCTATTGGACAAATAGTAGTATCACTAATATTTTTAAAAAAAATAGATCAATTGGAGATATAGCAACAGCAAGGCAAGGCATGGCTACTGGAGATAATGAGCGGTTTGTCAGGATCTGGTGGGAGGTTAAGTTCTCAAAATTGGGCCTTAGAATTAAAAATAACAATGAAGCTTGGCAATGCCTATTGAAATGGTTTCCTTTCAATAAAGGTGGTAGTTATAGAAAATGGTATGGAAACCAAGAACATGTCATTAACTTCTCTATTGAAAATTATAAGATTTTGAAAAATATGGGCAATCACTGTCCATCAGAAGAGTTTTATTTTAAGCCAGCAGTCAGTTGGTCAAAAGTTACTTCGGGTCATTTTTCAGTTAGATACTACCCTACAGGTTTTATATTTGCAGATGCAGGCATGTCTATATTTTCTGATAGCCACTCTCATTTGCATGGAATATTAAAAGAACTTAATTCAAACTTCTCAAAGCAATTCTATGAGGCTATATCTCCTACCTTAAACTATGAAGTTGGAATTATTCGTCAAATACCTTATGTGGAAACAAGCTTTGCTTTATCCAAAAAGTTTATTGAAATTTCAAAAATTGATTGGGATTCGTTTGAGGGGAGTTGGGATTTTGTGGGGAGTCCGTTGCTGGCGGCGAAGCGCGAGAGCGTGAAGCTGGCGTTTGCGGCATGGCAAGCAGAGAACGCGGCGGCAGTAGCAGAAATGCAGCGGCTGGAGGAGGAAAACAACCGCCTCTTCATCGACGCTTACGGCCTGCAAGACGAACTCACCCCCGCCGTACCACTGGAGCAAATCACCCTCACCGTCAACCCCCGCTACCGCTACGGCGGCAACGCCACCCCCGCCGAACTGGAACAACGCTTCCAGTCCGACACCTGCGCCGAACTCATCAGCTACGCTATCGGCTGCATGATGGGGCGGTATCGGCTGGACAAGCCGGGGCTGATCTACGCCCACGCAGGCAATGTGGATTTCCAAACGATTTACGGAGAACACGCCGCATTCCCCCCCGACGACGACGGCATTATCCCCCTCACTGACCAAGAATGGTTCGCCGACGACACCACCAACCGCTTCCGCGAATTCGTGCGCGTGGTCTGGGGTGAAGCGGGCGTGCAAGAGAACCTCGATTTCGTGGCGCAAAGCCTCACCCAATACGCCCTCAAACCCAAACGCGACGAAAGCAGCCTCGACACCATCCGCCGCTACCTGTCGACGCAGTTCTACAAAGACCACCTGCGCACCTACAAAAAACGCCCGATCTACTGGCTATTCAGCTCCGGCAAGCACAAAGCGTTTGAATGCCTCGTCTACCTGCACCGCTACCACGCAGGCACACTCGCACGGATGCGCACCGAATACGTCACCCCCCTGCTCGGCAAATACAGCCACTACGCCGCGCAACTCGAACAACAAGAAGCCGCTGCCGACTCCACCGCCGAGAAAAGCCGCCTGAAAAAGGAACTCGCCCAGCTCGACAAGCAACGCGCCGAACTCCGTGCCTTCGACGACCAGCTCAAACACTACGCAGACCGGCGCATCACGCTCGATCTCGATGACGGCGTGAAGGTGAACTATGGTAAGTTTGGGGAGTTGCTGGCCGAGGTGAAGGCGGTGACAGGTGGAAAGGAGTGA
- a CDS encoding AAA family ATPase: MITRFYIDNFKSLVDFDLELAKFNCLIGLNGAGKSTVLQALDFVSHWMTQGGVEKWLELRDWNMKDVKSSLTKNKHIKIVLEIKLNDGTSNANFRWEATFNPGKMCCINEKLVVVGFPVSLFESDGKRYSICQLYNQEPLTVFESVRYGEFDCCGESRKKIYYICDDYKDIDFEYQGSLLSQLTDHRLGDFVRRFKHELSRLRAFDSFSPDCLRVAAKKDEQNDKQDIGINGTQIAKFIRDLKQEEKDSLLKSLQGYYPQVTEIITKLNRATDSIELEIVEQYSPDSKPVRTKADHINDGLLRTLALLAEQYSPLETLLFDEIENGINPEVTEKVVDALVSSPKQIIVTTHSPMILNYMSDEVAKEAVTLIYKNSHGHTRATRFFNVPSAAKKLTSLAPGDAMLDLYLQEVAQEAEATHAQ, encoded by the coding sequence ATGATCACACGTTTTTACATTGACAACTTCAAGTCGCTGGTCGATTTCGACCTTGAACTCGCCAAGTTCAATTGTCTGATCGGCCTGAACGGTGCAGGCAAAAGCACCGTACTGCAAGCACTGGACTTCGTAAGCCATTGGATGACACAAGGCGGGGTCGAAAAATGGCTAGAACTGCGTGACTGGAATATGAAAGATGTCAAATCCAGCCTCACCAAAAACAAGCACATCAAAATCGTACTTGAGATCAAGCTCAACGATGGCACTAGTAACGCAAACTTCCGTTGGGAGGCAACCTTTAATCCCGGAAAAATGTGCTGTATCAATGAAAAGTTAGTAGTCGTTGGTTTTCCAGTTTCTTTATTTGAATCAGATGGTAAACGTTATTCTATCTGTCAACTATATAATCAGGAGCCTCTTACCGTATTCGAAAGTGTGAGATATGGGGAGTTTGATTGCTGCGGAGAGTCAAGAAAAAAAATCTATTATATATGTGATGATTATAAAGATATTGATTTTGAATATCAGGGTTCACTTTTGTCTCAGCTAACCGACCACCGTCTAGGGGATTTTGTTCGGAGGTTTAAACATGAACTTAGTCGACTACGTGCATTTGATTCATTTTCTCCTGACTGCTTGCGAGTAGCTGCAAAGAAAGATGAGCAAAATGACAAACAGGATATTGGTATCAACGGCACACAAATCGCCAAATTTATCCGCGATCTAAAGCAGGAAGAGAAAGATAGCTTGCTGAAAAGTTTGCAAGGCTATTATCCGCAGGTTACGGAGATTATCACCAAACTTAACCGCGCAACCGATAGCATTGAACTGGAAATCGTCGAGCAATACAGCCCGGATTCCAAACCAGTCAGAACCAAAGCTGACCATATCAATGATGGCTTGTTGCGCACATTGGCACTGCTGGCGGAACAATACAGCCCGCTGGAAACCCTGCTGTTCGATGAAATTGAAAACGGTATCAATCCCGAAGTCACGGAAAAGGTGGTGGATGCGCTGGTCAGTTCCCCCAAGCAGATTATTGTCACCACTCACAGCCCCATGATCCTCAATTACATGAGTGACGAGGTAGCTAAGGAAGCTGTTACGTTGATTTACAAAAACAGTCACGGTCATACCCGCGCTACACGCTTCTTTAATGTGCCATCAGCGGCTAAAAAGCTCACAAGCCTTGCGCCGGGTGATGCTATGCTGGACTTATACCTGCAAGAGGTAGCCCAAGAAGCGGAAGCCACCCATGCTCAATAA